A genomic stretch from Bos javanicus breed banteng chromosome 29, ARS-OSU_banteng_1.0, whole genome shotgun sequence includes:
- the SPTY2D1 gene encoding protein SPT2 homolog: MDFREILLIASKAQGVNNVPKRYSLAVGPPKKDPKVKGVQSAAVQAFLRRKEEELRRKALEEKRRKEELVKKRIELKHDKKARAMAKRTKDNFHGYNGIPVEEKSRKRQAMQSHTSQGTDQEYEMEEEDEFLEYNQAESEQEYEEEQEPPKVESKPKVPLKSAPPVMNFNDLLRLAEKKQYEPVEIKVVKKTEERPMTAEELREREFLERKRRKRTPETDARLLPTRRVPSQKEGVGTKLSRGSGDTHPPCKGTVLPHPEKKPRPSPADEKRLHLSSSKSVPGERTKVAPGSCSQSSLHEGRDRPVFNGAGKPHPSTYSPSVPKTSAKGPQKSATEHKAKKSPPHPSHSRPGPMATPHNKAKSPGVRPPGSSSSSAPGRPSTGTARPTVSSGPMPKRQNGSSNSGPERSVSGNRKLTSDFSPPGRTVSGTSGLGRPASSSGGPGRPVSGSSGSGRPVGSSGGPGRPVSSLHDHRRPMSGSGPPGRSISGPGRSVSGPAPAGRPVSSSGPGRPVSSLGPGRTVNTSAPPLKPKCTVVSETISSKNIISRPSNGQMNGMKPSLSGYRSGPQRLPFPSGYKRQREYEEEEDDEEEYDSEMEDFIEDEGEPQEEISKHIREIFGYDRKKYKDESDYALRYMESSWKEQQKEEAKSLRLGMQEDLEEMRREEEEMRRRKAKKLKKR, from the exons ATGGACTTTAGGGAAATTCTCCTGATAGCTTCCAAAGCGCAGGGTGTCAACAACGTGCCG aaaagatacAGTTTGGCAGTGGGACCTCCCAAAAAAGACCCAAAAGTTAAGGGTGTCCAGTCAGCAGCTGTCCAGGCTTTtctcagaaggaaagaagaggagctCAGACGAAAAG ccttagaagagaagaggagaaaggaagaacTAGTGAAAAAGCGAATTGAGCTAAAACATGACAAGAAAGCAAGAGCTATGGCCAAGAGGACAAAGGATAATTTCCACGGTTACAATGGGATTCCTGTTGAGGAAAAGTCAAGGAAGAGGCAGGCAATGCAAAGTCACACTAGCCAGGGAACAGACCAAGAGTACGAGATGGAAGAAGAGGATGAATTCTTAGAATACAATCAAGCAGAGTCAGAGCAGGAGTACGAGGAAGAACAAGAACCTCCCAAAGTTGAAAGCAAACCAAAGGTCCCCCTTAAAAGTGCCCCACCAGTCATGAACTTCAATGATCTGCTCAGGCTGGCTGAGAAAAAGCAGTATGAGCCAGTGGAGATAAAGGTAGTGAAGAAGACAGAAGAGCGGCCCATGACTGCAGAAGAACTTAGGGAGCGAGAATTCCTTGAACGAAAGCGGAGGAAAAGGACACCTGAGACAGATGCAAGACTACTGCCAACCAGAAGAGTACCCTCTCAGAAAGAGGGTGTGGGCACAAAGCTTAGCAGAGGCTCTGGAGACACGCATCCTCCTTGCAAGGGTACTGTCCTTCCTCATCCTGAGAAGAAACCCAGACCCAGCCCAGCTGATGAGAAACGCCTGCATTTGTCTTCGTCCAAATCCGTGCCAGGGGAGAGGACCAAAGTAGCCCCTGGCAGTTGCTCCCAATCCTCGCTTCATGAGGGCCGTGATAGACCTGTTTTCAATGGGGCTGGAAAGCCCCACCCCAGCACCTATTCACCAAGTGTCCCAAAGACTTCTGCTAAAGGGCCTCAGAAATCTGCTACCGAGCACAAAGCCAAAAAATCTCCTCCCCATCCTAGCCATTCCAGACCTGGACCCATGGCCACTCCACACAATAAGGCCAAGAGTCCAGGTGTCAGGCCGCCAGGCAGCAGCTCCAGCTCAGCCCCTGGGCGGCCTAGTACAGGGACTGCCCGGCCCACGGTTAGTTCTGGCCCCATGCCCAAGCGCCAGAATGGCAGCTCCAACTCAGGACCCGAGCGATCAGTCAGTGGGAACAGGAAGCTAACCAGTGACTTCAGTCCCCCAGGACGGACAGTCAGTGGTACAAGTGGCCTTGGTCGACCTGCCAGCAGCTCAGGTGGCCCTGGGCGACCTGTCAGTGGCTCCAGTGGTTCTGGGCGACCCGTGGGCAGCTCTGGGGGCCCTGGGCGGCCTGTAAGCAGTCTACATGACCATCGACGACCAATGAGTGGCTCAGGCCCCCCTGGGCGGTCAATCAGTGGCCCTGGCCGGTCAGTCAGTGGCCCAGCTCCAGCTGGACGACCTGTCAGCAGTTCAGGCCCTGGTAGACCAGTGAGCAGCTTGGGACCCGGGCGAACAGTTAATACCTCAGCTCCCCCTCTGAAGCCCAAATGCACTGTTGTCTCAGAAACAATTTCTTCCAAGAATATAATCAGCCGACCCAGcaatggacagatgaatggaatgAAGCCATCCTTATCTGGCTACAGATCTG GTCCTCAAAGGCTTCCCTTTCCTAGTGGTTACAAAAGGCAGCGAGAATatgaagaggaggaagatgaTGAAGAAGAATATGACTCTGAAATGGAAGACTTTATTGAAGATGAAGGAGAACCTCAGGAAGAAATATCCAAGCACATTAGAGAAATCTTTGGCTATGACCGAAAAAA